Part of the Streptomyces sp. NBC_01460 genome, ACGAGTTCGGCCCCGCAGACGGCGGCGAGCCGGGCAGCCCCCTCGACCGCTGCGAACGACGACTCCGAGCCGTCGGTGCCGACCATGACAGTCCGGTAGGCGATCACGTCACCCTCCTTACCAGGGAGTAAACTTACTCCGGAGTAAGATAGAGGGCTGTGAGCCTGCCGGACAAGGGGCAGGACAAGCCGCTCCTGTCCGGTCGTCCGTCCGGAAACCGCCGCTTCACCGCACCCGTCGTCGAGTCCGACGACCTGCGAGCGCCGGGTCGTCTCATCAGGACACAGGACAGCCGCCCCGTGTTCGGGTCTTCTGCCCATACGGCACCACGACCGGCGAGAGGGAGACTTCCCGCCAGGGGCGTCGGCCCGTCAGGGAGGCCGACGCCGAGGATCGAAGGGGGAGACACGCGATGAGTGGTCAGCTGTACGACGGGATCGGCGAGGCGTTCGAGGGCTTCAAGACCCTCCCGCTCGCGCGCTACGCGGAGGTACCCGGATTCCTCGCCCTCGTCGGCGACGTCAGCGGAAGGTCCGTCCTCGACCTGGCTTCCGGAACCGGCTTCTACAGCCGGGAGTTCAAGCGCCGTGGCGCGACCCGAGTGCTCGGCGTCGACATCTCCTCCGCGATGGTCGACGCGGCACGGGCCCTGGAGGACCGTGACCCACTGGGCGTCCGCTACGAGGTCGCTGACGTCGCCGCGCTGCGCGCCTTCGAACAGCGCTTCGACCTCGCGATCGCGGTCCAGCTGTTCAACTACGCCGAGGACGTCGCGACCATCGAGCGGATGTGCCGCACCATCCACCGCAGCATCGAGGACGGAGCAGAACTCTTCGCATTCATGCAGAACCCGGACTTCCGCTTCGACGGGCCCTCGCTGGCCAAGTACGGCTTCCTGTGTGAGTCGCTCGGCGAGGAGACCGCGATCGGGCCGCGCGTGCGGATCACCGCACTCCTCGACCCGCCGATCTCGTTCGAGGCGAACCCGCCCGGTCGGGCCGTCTACGAGAAGTGCCTGCGGGCGGCCGGATTCAGCGAGATCACGTGGGTTCCGCCGGCAGTCTCCGCCGAGGGCATCCGCGCGTACGGGAAGGAGTTCTGGGACGACTGCACAGCCAACCCTCCGCTGACGATGCTGCGCTGCCGGGCCTGATGCCCAGTGGCCCGGTCCTTTTCGGCCGGGACAGTGGTCCGGAAGCCGGTCACGGCACCGGTCGAGGAGGACGGGGTGGTCGCGGTGACCCCCGTCCGCCTCACCGTCCGGCGCCACGGACCGCGCTGCGCCGCTGCCGCTAGGGTCGGGTGCCATGACTGACTGGACCGGGGTGCGTGAGAGGGTTCTGGGGCTGGCCGCAGCGCCGGGCAGCGACAAGGTGTTCGGAGCCTCGGGGCACGGCTTCGGCCTCGAGGTGCCCTTGACGGCCGCCGAGGTGGCCGACATGGAGAGATGGCTCGGCGCCGAGCTGCCCGAGCAGTACCGCTCGTTCCTGCTGTACGTCGGAGCCGGGGGAGCGGGGCCTGCCTACGGCGTCCTCCCGGTACGGCGCGACGGCGCCGGTGGCTGGCGCTGGGCCGGCGACGTCCCCGAGGAGATCGAGCCGGCTGCGCTCGCCGAGCCGTTCCCGGGAGGCGCGGACCCGACGGCAGCGGCACGGATCCTGGCCGAGCGGCCGAGCGAGGAGGAGTTCGACGACCTCGCCGACCTCGATGTGGCCCTGGAACTGTGGGAGGAGCGCATGGCCGAGACGCAGTACGACCCACGCTTCACCGCCGGGGCGCTCTGCCTGTGCGACGAGGGCTGCGGGCTGAAGACCTGGCTCGTCGTCACAGGTCCGGAACGGGGGCGAATATGGCGTGATCCGCGCTGTGACGGCACGGATCTGCATCCGATGCGCGACGACGACGGTTCCCCGCTGGACTTCGCCGGTTGGTACCTGGGGTGGCTCACCGCCGCAGAAGCCTCCTGCGGCATGGGCTGAGAGGAAGAGTCGCGCACCCTTTCCGCTGGGCCGGATTTTTTTCGGACGGCGATGTCGAGAAGACGCGACCGGCTCCGTCCCCGTGGTGAAGGTGACCGAACGGGTCGCACCAGCACCGAGGAGAACACCATGGCCAAGTACCTGCTTCTGAAGCACTACCGCGGCGCCCCGGCCCCGGTCAACGACGTACCCATGACGGAGTGGACGCCCGAGGAGATCTCGGCCCACATGCGGTACATGAGCGACTTCGCCGACCGGCTCGAGAAGACCGGCGAGTTCGTCGACGGCCAGGCGCTCGCACCCGAGGGGACGTTCGTCCAGTACGGCGGTGAGGGGCGTCCGCCCGTGACCGACGGGCCGTTCGCGGAGACCAAGGACCTCATCGCCGGCTGGATGGTGATCGACGTCGACAGCTACGAGCGTGCCGTCGAGCTCGCCGGAGAGCTGTCAGCCGCTCCCGGGGCGGGCGGCAGGCCGATCCACGAGTGGCTCGAGCTGCGCCCGTTCCTCAGCGCGCAGCCGGCCGTCACCGAGTGCCCTCACTGATGAACGAGGCTCTGATCCGGAGCCTCACGCCGAGCGTGCTCGGGATCCTCGTCCGCCGCGGAGCCGACTTCGCGGCGGCCGAGGACGCCGTGCAGGACGCCCTGGTCGAGGCGGTCCGCGTCTGGCCGGCCGACCCTCCGCGGGATGCGAAGGGCTGGCTGGTCACCGCGGCCTGGCGCAAGTTCCTCGACGCCACCCGCTCGGACGCCGCCCGCCGCCGGCGTGAGGACCGCGTGGACGAGGAGCCGGCACCAGGGCCGGCTCCCGCGACGGACGACACGCTCCAGCTCTACTTCCTGTGCGCCCACCCCACGCTGACCCCCTCCTCCGCCGTCGCGCTCACGCTGCGCGCCGTCGGCGGACTGACCACCCGGCAGATCGCCCAGGCCTACCTGGTGCCCGAGGCGACCATGGCGCAGCGCATCAGCCGGGCCAAGCGCACGGTCTCCGGCGTGCGGTTCGAGCAGTCCGGCGACGTCGCCACGGTGCTGCGCGTCCTCTACCTGGTCTTCAACGAGGGCTACTCCGGCGACGTCGACCTCGCCGCCGAGGCCATCCGGCTCACCCGGCAGCTCGCCGCCGCGATCGACCACCCCGAAGTAGCCGGGCTGCTCGCTCTCATGCTGCTCCACTACGCCCGCCGTGCGTCCCGGACCTCGTCCGACGGCAGGCTGGTGCCGCTCGCCGAGCAGGACCGCGGCCGGTGGGACACCGCGTCGATCGCCGCGGGCGTGGAGATCCTGCAGACGGCCCTCGCCCGCGACCGGCTGGGGGAATTCCAGGCACAGGCCGCCATCGCGGCGCTGCACGCCGACGCGCCCACCGCGGAGGAGACCGACTGGGTGCAGATCGTCGAGTGGTACGACGAGCTCGCCCGCCTGACCGACAGCCCGGTCGTCCGGCTCAACCGCGCGGTGGCCGTCGGTGAGGCCGACGGACCGCGCGCCGGTCTGAAAGCGCTCGCCGCCGTGGACGCCGCACTGCCTCGCCACGCGGCGGTGGCGGCCTACCTCCATGAGCGCGACGGCGACCTGGCGACGGCGGCGCAGCTGTACGCCGAGGCGGCCCACAAGGCACCCAACCTCGCGGAGCGCGACCATCTGACACGGCAGGCCGCCCGTCTCCATGCCCGACGGAGCCGCTGACGGGTCACGCACATCCGGCACGGACCTCACGCCACGGGACGGTACGGGTGGGCGCCCCGGCCGAGGTCTGCGGCCACGTCCGGTCCGCCCCCGCGTGCCCGTCGCCGTACAGGGGTGGTTCGCCCCGGCGCGGGCCGACCCTCGGCGAAGCGAAGTGGAGGGAAAAGTGGGTGGGAGGAGGAATCCGGTCGTGATTGCATGAGCGCCATGGTGACTCCTGAGCGTCTGCTCGCCTTCGCGGCCATGTCGTTCCTGCTGATCGTGATCCCCGGGCCGAGTGTGCTGTTCGTGATCGGCCGGGCGCTGGCCCAGGGGCGCCGCGCCGCTCTGACCACGGTCGTGGGCAACACACTGGGCGGATACGTGCTCGTCGTGGCCGTGGCGCTCGGGGTCGGGGCGATCGTGGAGCGCTCCGTCCTCGTCTTCACGGTGCTGAAGCTGGCCGGTGCCGCATACCTCGTGCATCTGGGGGTCAAGGCGTGGCGGCAACGCGGTGCGCTGCAGGCCGCCTTCACCGGTGACACGGCCGCGCGGGGAGGCCTGCGCACGCTGTCGGAGGGTTTCATGGTCGGTGTGGCCAACCCCAAGACCATCGTGTTCTTCGCGGCCGTGCTGCCCCAGTTCGTCGACCGCGCCCACGGGCACGTCGTCGTCCAGATGATGCTGCTGGGGCTCGTCTTCAACATCATCGCACTGGCCAGCGACAGCGTGTGGGGGCTGGCCGCGGCCACCGGCCGGGAGTGGTTCGCCCGCTCGCCCCAGCGGCTCTCCCTGGTCGGAGGCGTCGGCGGAATCACGATGATCGGCCTCGGCCTGACCGTCGCGACGACGGGCCGCAAGGACTGACGGCGCGTTCCGCCGTGATGACCCGCGCGGTCGACGAGCTGCGGTGGCTCCGTCGTCCCGCCCACACGGACACCACCGGACGGGCTCCCCGCATGAGAGATGTCATGTGAACCGATGACAGACCGCACTGCCGCCCGGCTCGCCACGCCGGGAGCCTGGAGTACATGAACGCAATCATCGAGAGCGTCGGACTGAGGCGGAGCTATCGGGGGTTCGACGCCGTACGTGGTATCGACTTCACCGTGGCCCGCGCAGAGGTGTTCGCCCTGCTCGGGACCAACGGTGCGGGGAAGACCTCCACGCTGGAACTCCTGGAGGGACAGGCCGTGCCCACCGGCGGAACCGTCCGGGTGCTGGGCCGGGACCCGTACCACGAGCGGGCGGCTGTACGGCCCCGTGTCGGAGTGATGCTGCAGGAAGGCGGCTTCCCGACGGAACTGACGGTCCTGGAGACCGTGCGGATGTGGGCGGGCTGCACCAGCGGAGCCCGGCCCGCCGACGAGGCGCTCGAACTGACCGGCCTGGACGACCGGCGCACCGTACGGGTCAAGCAGCTCTCCGGTGGGGAACGCCGTCGTCTCGACCTCACCCTCGCCCTGCTGGGGCGCCCCGAGGTGCTGTTCCTCGACGAACCCACGACCGGGCTCGACGCGCAGTCCCGCCGCGACACCTGGGAGCTGATCCGGGAGCTGAAGGCCCAGGGAACGACCGTGCTGCTCACCACCCACTACCTGGAGGAGGCGGAGGAGCTGGCCGACCGGCTGGCGATCATGCACCGGGGGCTGATCGCCACGACCGGTCGGGTGGCCGACGTCGTCGCCGAACGGCCCTCCCGCATCAGCTTCGACCTGCCCGTCGACCGCTTCCTGGGCGAACTGCCGCCGCTCGCGGCGATGGGCGTGACCCGGCACGACACGGAGGGCCGGACCGTCCGGCTGGAGACCAGGGACCTGCAGCGCACCGCGACCGGGCTCCTGTCGTGGGCCCACCACGCCGGGGTGGAGCTCCGGGGCCTGGACGCCCGGTCGGCCTCGCTGGAAGAGGCGTTCATGGAGATCGCCGAGGGCCTGGAGAAGGGGGAGACACGATGACCACGACCGCGGGTACGACACGACCGGAGGCCGCAGCGCCCGCACGGAGCGGTGCCGCGGCCCGGCTGACCGCACTCGGCCGCGCGGAGCTCACCCTGCTGCTGCGCAGCAGAGCGGCGCTGATCACCGCGCTCCTCGTGCCGGCCGTCACGGCCTTCTCGATGCGGGGCATGGTCAGGAGCCTGGAACTCGATGGCACCGGACTCTCGATCGCCACCGTCCTGCTCCCCGGTTCGATGGGGCTGGCGCTGATCTTCTCCGTGTACGCGAACCTGGTCGGTGTCTACGTCACCCGGCGCGAAAGCCTGGTGCTCAAGCGGCTGCGTACGGGTGAGGTGCGCGACTGGGAGATCTTCGCCGGAGGCGCGCTCCCGGCACTGCTGCTGGCGCTGGTGCAGTGCGTACTGCTGATCATCGGCCTCACCGTGACCCTGGACGCGCCCGCACCCGCGGCACCCCACCTGGTGGTCATCGGTCTGCTGAGCGGCGTGGCGCTCCTCGTGGCCGCAGGGGCGCTCACGGCGGCGGTCACCCGGACGGCAGAGAGCGCACAGCTGACGTTCCTGCCGTTCTGGCTGCTGAGCATGGCCGGCTCCGGGATGTTCGTCCCGCGTGAGGTACTGCCCGGCGTGGTGGCCGACATCAGTGCCTGGCTACCCTTCTCACCGGTGATGGATCTCCTGCGGGGCGCCTGGACGGGCGACCTCGGCGTCATGGACCAGGGCCGCCTGGTGCTCGCCGTGCTGGCCTGGACAGGTGTGGCGGCCCTCGGCGTGCGGCAGTGGTTCCGCTGGGGCCCGCGCCATTGAGCACGGCGGCCCCGGGACGGGAGAGCTGAGACCATGAGCGTGAACGACTGGGTGGAACGCCTCGGTGGCCCGGACGGCCTCCGCCGGTACCGCCGCTCCGCACTGGCCAGCGTCGGGTTCTTCCCCGTCTGCGAGGTGGGGCTCTGGGCGCTCTGGGCGGCGACCACGGACGCCGGCGCTTCCACACGGGCATCGGTCGCCGTACTCGGCGTGGCACACGCCGTGATCCAGGCGCTGCTCAGCCGCGCGGCCCTCAGCCACTACCTCGCCGCCGGACCACGGCCCGTCCGGCTCGTGGTGCTGTACGCGGCTCTGACCGCGGCGATCTCCGCCCTGGGATGCGCGCTGCTGTCGTCCGGCCGCATCGACGACCGCGAACTGGCCTCCTGCCTGCTGTGGTTGCTCATGTTCTACTCCGGACCGACCGTCCTGGCACTGCCGCCCCGCGTGGGCGCCGTCCTCGTGGCCGCCGTCACCGTCGGGACCCTGGCAGGGGCCGTCGTGGCAGGCCTCAGTGGCTCGCCCCTGGCCGTCGTCATCAGCGGCACCGTGCTGCTCGTACCGTTCCTCGGCGCCGCGTTCCGGGCCACCGGCTGGGGCGTCAGGCTGGTCGAGGAACTGGCCGCCGCGCGCGAGACACAGGCACGGCTCGCCGTGGCCGAGGAGCGGCTGCGCTTCGGCCGCGACCTGCACGACGTACTGGGCCGCAACCTCGCGGTCGTGGCGCTCACGAGTGAGCTCGCGGCACAACTGGCACGGCGCGGTCGTCCCGAGGCGGTCGAGCACATGGAGGAGGTGCAACGGATCGCGCGGGAATCGCAGCGGGAGATCCGGTCGGTGGTCCGCGGGTACCGCACCGCCGACCTCCACACCGAACTCGCCGGAGCGCGCTCCGTCCTGGAAGCCGCGGGCATCGACTGCCGCATCGCGTACGGACCGGCGGCCCGCCTCCCCGCCGACGTACAGGCGGCCATCGGCTGGGTGGTCCGCGAGGCGACGACGAACGTGCTGCGCCACGCGCAGGGCGCTTCCCGCTGCACCGTGTCGCTGCGCACGGCGGGTCCGCCCGCGGCCCTGCTGGTGATGGAGAACGACGGCGCGGCCGACGCGCCACCCGGCACGGGCACAGGCACCGGCCTGACCGGGCTGCGGGAGCGCCTGACCGCACTCGGCGGCACCCTGACCACCGCACGCGAGCACGGCGGGATCTTCCGCCTCACCGCACACATCCCGTGGGAGGAAGGCGAATGATCAGGGTCCTGCTCGCCGACGACGAGCACCTCATCCGGGGAGCTCTCGCCTCCCTCCTCGCCCTGGAGGACGACATCACCGTCGTCGCGCAGGCCGGCACCGGCGACGAAGCCCTGGCCATGGCCAGGGCGCACCATCCCGACATCGCCGTCCTCGACCTCCAGATGCCCGGCCCCGACGGGGTGACCGTCGCGGCGGAACTGCGCGATGACCTGCCCGGCTGCGTCTCCATGATCGTCACCAGCCACGCCCGGGCCGGCGCCCTCAAGCGCGCACTGAACGCCGGGGTGCGCGGCTTCGTCCCCAAGACGGTGTCCGCGCACCACCTGGCGGAGATCATCCGCACCGTCCACACCGGTGGCCGCTACATCGACCCGGAACTGGCGGCCGACGCCATCGCCGCGGGCGAGTCACCGCTGACGGCGCGCGAGGCGGAACTCCTGTCGTACGCGGCGGACGGGGCGCCCGTCAGCGACATCGCCTCCCGCGCCCAGCTGTCCGCCGGAACGGTCCGGAACTACCTCTCCTCCGCGGCGATGAAACTGGGCGCGGAGAACCGCCATGTCGCCGCCCGGACGGCCCGCGAACGCGGATGGCTCTGAGGTGGTCCCGGAGATGCGGCACGCGGTGACGTCGCTCCGACCCCTGGCCGGCCGCCTGGAACCCGCCCGGTGTTGTGAGCCGACCCATAGGGCGCAGATCACATACGAGGAGCGGTAGTAGGGCCGGCGGTACGGCCCCGCGCCGCACGAGCGCGTCGACCGGCCTTCGGGCCTCGTCCTACGTAGACACGTAGTAACAGGGGGCATTGCCCTCTCCCCGGCGTGCCGCTAACCATGGTTGCAAGCCCGGGAGCCGACCCCGCGAACCGGTCGAGCGCCGCACGTTTCCGTACGTACGGACCTCGCCGCGCACGTCCGCTCCGCCGCCGGTCCCGTGGCCGCCCTGTCATCGCCGCAAGGAGTGTTTCTATCCGTACGTCCGCTCAGTCCCTCGCCCCCGTCACCCGTGCCGCCCGGATCCGCAGGTACTCCGTATCCGGCCTCTGCGCCGCCGGAGCCGCAGCAGCGGCCCTGACCCTCGCTCCGTCCCCGGCGCACGCCGCCGAGCCGGCTTCGCACGGTGTGACCACGGCCGGGGTCTCGGCAACCGGAGTGTCCGCGCAGGCCGACGCCCTCGCCAAGAAGGCCGGCAAGGCGGCGTCGGACTCGGACAAGCTCGACCACTGGATCCGCAAGTCCCTCAAGATCATGAAGGCCGAGGGGATCCCGGGCACCTACGAGGGCCTGCACCGCAACATCATGCGTGAGTCGGGCGGCGACCCCGACGCGGCCAACGGCTGGGACGTCAACGCGCAGAACGGGACGCCCTCCAAGGGGCTCCTGCAGGTGATCCAGCCGACGTTCGAGGCGTTTCACGTCGACGGTACGTCCAAGGACCTGACCGACCCGATCGCCAACATCACCGCGGCAGCCAACTACGCCGCCGACAAGTACGGCTCCATCGACAACGTCGACTCCGCCTACTGATCACAGGCAGCGAAGGCGGCACGGCCCTTCCCCCACGGGGGTCGGGCCGCACCGCACAGACTCCGCCCACACGCGTCACCGCCCCGGCCGGTCACCCGACCAGCCGGGGCTTCGCTGTGCTCGGAGGCCGCCGCGGCTACCCAGGCCCGTCTGCGGCGTGCAGATCTGGCACGCCTCGATGTCCGGTTCCGCCAGTGCCACGAGTGCGTCGTGTCGGTCGATGTAGCCGAAGTCGTTCTTGTACAAGGTGCACGACCCCCGGTGCAGCAGCGCGCTGCCGCTGGAACGCTGCGGCTGGATCTTCCACGACTGCTCGGCCCGCGCCTGGTCCCGCTGGCGTCTGTCCGCCTTCTCCTGGCCCTCGAGCTCCCGGACCTTCTGATCCGCACACCTCAGCTGCCACGCGAGGTACTCCCGCGTGGCCCGCCACTTCTCGAGCCGTGATATCCCGCCGGGATCCGACATCGGACTCAGACCGCCTCGTCCGTCGCCGCGGCCTCATGGGTGTGCTTGAGCGCCATACGCCCCGCCACCACCGCTCCCCGCTCCAGCGTCGCCCAGAACGGATGCGTCGACACCGTGATGCCCAGTTCGAGGAAGCGCGCCCGGAACGCCGCGAGCTCCCGGTGCTGGTCCTCGGTGTAGCCGGGACTGTCGGGCTTGGAGGACCGGTAATCGCTGTGCAGCTGCTTGTCGCCCTCCCACCCGGGCATGGGCTCGGCCGACCACGGCAGGGTCCGGGCGTACTGCTCGTAGGCGGCGCGGGTCTGGTGCAGGGCGAGCTGGGCGTCGCACAGGTCCTGAGGAAAGTCGTACGTGGTCACCCGTGAATGGTACGTCTGTTCGAATTGTTGGCGCGAGGGCTCGCCGGGGCGGAGGTGCAGTGGTGGCCTGGCGCCGCAGTCGGCCGGTCGGTGGTGCTCACGCCGCCTCCGGGGCGATCTCCTCGATGAGGCCCTCGACGAGGGTCTTGATCGCGTCGCGGATCGGGCGCACGGCGGCCACGCCCTGGCCGGCCGGGTCGTCCAGCGTCCAGTCGAGGTAGCGCTTGCCCGGGAAGACGGGGCAGGTGTCGCCGCAGCCCATCGTGACGCAGACATCGGACTCGTGGACCGCGGCGATCGTGAGCACCTTGGGGGTCTCGGCGGAGAGGTCGATGCCGACCTCGGCCATCGCCTCCACGGCGGCGGGGTTCACGGCCTCGCCCGGGTCCGAGCCCGCAGATCGGACCTCCACCCGGTCTCCGGCCAGGTGGCTCAGCCAGGCGGCGGCCATCTGGGACCGGCCGGCGTTGTGGACGCAGACGAACAGGACGGACGGCTTGTCGGCCATGATGATCGATCGCTCTCTCTCGTCGCGCGACGGCGTCAGCCGCCAGCGACTTCGGGCTCGCTGATATCAGCGAGCGGTGATGTGAAAGTATCAGTGCATGCTGACTTCAGTCGATCCTGATGTGATGCGGGTACTGGGCGATCCGCTCCGCCTGAAAATCGTGACCCTGCTGGCCCGCGAGACGCTCTGCACCACCCACCTCGTCGAGGAGACCGGAGCCAGGCAGACCAATCTCTCCAACCACATGAAGGTCCTGCGCGAGGCCGGAATCGTGGAGACCGAGCCCTGCGGCCGGTACACCTACTACAGGCTCAGGCCCGAGGTCCTGGCCGGACTGTCCGAGCAGTTCGCCGCGCTCGCCGACTCCGCCCGTACCGCCGACCGGAACAAGAGGTCCTGCCCGTGACCTCCACCTCCACGCCCCATGGCGGAGTGCGGGACGATTCGGTCGTGAGGAAGCTGTCCACCCTGGACCGCTACCTCGCGGTGTGGATCCTGCTCGCCATGGCCGGCGGCCTGGGCCTGGGCCGCCTCGTTCCCGGGATGGACGACGCTCTCGCGCAGATCGAGGTCGGCGGGATCTCCCTGCCGATCACGCTCGGTCTGCTGGTGATGATGTACCCGGTCCTCGCGAAGGTCCGCTACGACCGGCTCGACCGTGTGACGAGCGACAAGAAGCTGATGGTCTCCTCGCTGGTCATCAACTGGATCGTCGGGCCCGCGGTCATGTTCGCCCTGGCGTGGATCTTCCTGTCGGACCTGCCCGAGTACCGCACCGGCCTGATCGTCGTCGGCCTGGCCCGGTGCATCGCCATGGTCATCATCTGGAACGATCTCGCCTGCGGCGACCGGGAAGCAGCCGCCGTCCTCGTCGCCCTCAACAGCGTGTTCCAGGTCGTCGCGTTCGGCCTGCTCGGCTGGTTCTACCTCGACCTGCTGCCCCGGTGGCTCGGCCTGGGTGACGGCCGGGGCCTCGACGTGCCTGTCCGGCACATCGTGCTGAACGTCGTCGTCTTCCTCGGCATCCCGCTGCTGGCCGGGTTCCTCACCCGCCGGATCGGCGAGCGGAAGCTGGGTCGCGAGACCTACGAGGCGACGTTCCTGCCGAAGATCGGTCCGTGGGCGCTCTACGGGCTGCTGTTCACGATCGTCGTGCTGTTCGCCCTCCAGGGGAGGGCGGTCACCTCGCAGCCGCTGGACGTCGTGCGGATCGCGCTGCCGCTGCTCGTCTACTTCACGATCATGTTCTTCGGCGCGTTCCTCCTCGGCAAGGGCCTCGGCCTCGCGTACGACCGCACCGCCACCCTCGCGTTCACGGCTGCGGGCAACAACTTCGAACTGGCCATCGCCGTCGCCATCGCCACGTTCGGAGTCACCTCCGGCCAGGCGCTCTCCGGCGTCGTCGGCCCGCTGATCGAGGTGCCGGTCCTGATCGGGCTCGTGTACGTCGCGCTCGCCTGGCGCAAGAGGTTCGAGCCCGGGGCGGTGGGGACTCCCGGTGGGGGGCGCTGAGGGGGACCGGCCGCGGCGGTCGGCGGTGGAGCCGCGCCGCCCGGCCGCCGGCAGCGCCTGAGGCTGCCCGGCCTCAGGCGCTGCCGGCGGCCGGGCGGAGGTCGAGCATGGCGGACATGGCGGCCACGACGGAGGGCGCGACCTGGTAGTAGACCCAGGTCCCGCGCCGCTCCGAGGTCAGGAGTCCGGCCTCGCGGAGCTTCTTCAGGTGGTGGGAGACGGTCGGCTGGGAGACGCCGACGTCCTGGATGTCGCACACGCACGCCTCTCCTCCCGGATGCGAGGCGACCTTGGAGAACAGCCGCAGCCGCACCGGGTCGGAGAGCGCCTTGAACGTCGCGGCCATCCGCTCCGCGTCCTCCGCGGACAGCTCCCCGGCGGTGAGGGGCGGGCAGCACGGCACAACCGCCTCCGGGTCCAGGACCGGCAGCTCGGCACTCTCATATTTCGACATGCGTCTATGTTGACACTCATCGATAACCGGTGCAAGCTCCAGACATAGACAGTAATCGAAACAGCGGCCGGATCTGCCGCCTCTTCCCCGGAGGACATCACCGCCATGACCACCACCACTGCGTATCTGCCGGTCGTCGTGATCGGAGCGGGCCCGGCCGGACTCGCCGCCGCGGCCCACCTCACCGAGCGCGGCCTCATCCCGCTCGTCCTGGAAGCCGGGCCCGCCGCCGCCACGGCCGTACGGGAATGGGCGCACGTACGCCTCTTCTCCACCTGGGGCGAGCTCATCGACCCGGCCGCGGAGAAGCTGCTGGCCCCCACCGGCTGGATCCGCCCCGACCCGGCGGCCTACCCCTCCGGCGGGGACTGGGCCGAGCAGTATCTGCAGCCGCTCGCCGACGTGCTCGGCGACCGGGTCCGGCTCGGTGCCCGGGTCACCGGCGTCTCGCGCTCCGGCCGCGACCGGATCGTGGACGCCGACCGCGACCAGCAGCCGTTCGTCGTACACATCGCGCACACCGACGGCCGTGAGGAGCGGGTCCTCGCCCGCGCCGTCATCGACGCCTCCGGCACCTGGAGCACTCCGAACACGGCCGGTGCC contains:
- a CDS encoding class I SAM-dependent methyltransferase yields the protein MSGQLYDGIGEAFEGFKTLPLARYAEVPGFLALVGDVSGRSVLDLASGTGFYSREFKRRGATRVLGVDISSAMVDAARALEDRDPLGVRYEVADVAALRAFEQRFDLAIAVQLFNYAEDVATIERMCRTIHRSIEDGAELFAFMQNPDFRFDGPSLAKYGFLCESLGEETAIGPRVRITALLDPPISFEANPPGRAVYEKCLRAAGFSEITWVPPAVSAEGIRAYGKEFWDDCTANPPLTMLRCRA
- a CDS encoding SMI1/KNR4 family protein, encoding MTDWTGVRERVLGLAAAPGSDKVFGASGHGFGLEVPLTAAEVADMERWLGAELPEQYRSFLLYVGAGGAGPAYGVLPVRRDGAGGWRWAGDVPEEIEPAALAEPFPGGADPTAAARILAERPSEEEFDDLADLDVALELWEERMAETQYDPRFTAGALCLCDEGCGLKTWLVVTGPERGRIWRDPRCDGTDLHPMRDDDGSPLDFAGWYLGWLTAAEASCGMG
- a CDS encoding YciI family protein; amino-acid sequence: MAKYLLLKHYRGAPAPVNDVPMTEWTPEEISAHMRYMSDFADRLEKTGEFVDGQALAPEGTFVQYGGEGRPPVTDGPFAETKDLIAGWMVIDVDSYERAVELAGELSAAPGAGGRPIHEWLELRPFLSAQPAVTECPH
- a CDS encoding RNA polymerase sigma factor codes for the protein MNEALIRSLTPSVLGILVRRGADFAAAEDAVQDALVEAVRVWPADPPRDAKGWLVTAAWRKFLDATRSDAARRRREDRVDEEPAPGPAPATDDTLQLYFLCAHPTLTPSSAVALTLRAVGGLTTRQIAQAYLVPEATMAQRISRAKRTVSGVRFEQSGDVATVLRVLYLVFNEGYSGDVDLAAEAIRLTRQLAAAIDHPEVAGLLALMLLHYARRASRTSSDGRLVPLAEQDRGRWDTASIAAGVEILQTALARDRLGEFQAQAAIAALHADAPTAEETDWVQIVEWYDELARLTDSPVVRLNRAVAVGEADGPRAGLKALAAVDAALPRHAAVAAYLHERDGDLATAAQLYAEAAHKAPNLAERDHLTRQAARLHARRSR
- a CDS encoding LysE family translocator, with the translated sequence MVTPERLLAFAAMSFLLIVIPGPSVLFVIGRALAQGRRAALTTVVGNTLGGYVLVVAVALGVGAIVERSVLVFTVLKLAGAAYLVHLGVKAWRQRGALQAAFTGDTAARGGLRTLSEGFMVGVANPKTIVFFAAVLPQFVDRAHGHVVVQMMLLGLVFNIIALASDSVWGLAAATGREWFARSPQRLSLVGGVGGITMIGLGLTVATTGRKD
- a CDS encoding ABC transporter ATP-binding protein translates to MNAIIESVGLRRSYRGFDAVRGIDFTVARAEVFALLGTNGAGKTSTLELLEGQAVPTGGTVRVLGRDPYHERAAVRPRVGVMLQEGGFPTELTVLETVRMWAGCTSGARPADEALELTGLDDRRTVRVKQLSGGERRRLDLTLALLGRPEVLFLDEPTTGLDAQSRRDTWELIRELKAQGTTVLLTTHYLEEAEELADRLAIMHRGLIATTGRVADVVAERPSRISFDLPVDRFLGELPPLAAMGVTRHDTEGRTVRLETRDLQRTATGLLSWAHHAGVELRGLDARSASLEEAFMEIAEGLEKGETR
- a CDS encoding ABC transporter permease — translated: MTTTAGTTRPEAAAPARSGAAARLTALGRAELTLLLRSRAALITALLVPAVTAFSMRGMVRSLELDGTGLSIATVLLPGSMGLALIFSVYANLVGVYVTRRESLVLKRLRTGEVRDWEIFAGGALPALLLALVQCVLLIIGLTVTLDAPAPAAPHLVVIGLLSGVALLVAAGALTAAVTRTAESAQLTFLPFWLLSMAGSGMFVPREVLPGVVADISAWLPFSPVMDLLRGAWTGDLGVMDQGRLVLAVLAWTGVAALGVRQWFRWGPRH
- a CDS encoding sensor histidine kinase, which translates into the protein MSVNDWVERLGGPDGLRRYRRSALASVGFFPVCEVGLWALWAATTDAGASTRASVAVLGVAHAVIQALLSRAALSHYLAAGPRPVRLVVLYAALTAAISALGCALLSSGRIDDRELASCLLWLLMFYSGPTVLALPPRVGAVLVAAVTVGTLAGAVVAGLSGSPLAVVISGTVLLVPFLGAAFRATGWGVRLVEELAAARETQARLAVAEERLRFGRDLHDVLGRNLAVVALTSELAAQLARRGRPEAVEHMEEVQRIARESQREIRSVVRGYRTADLHTELAGARSVLEAAGIDCRIAYGPAARLPADVQAAIGWVVREATTNVLRHAQGASRCTVSLRTAGPPAALLVMENDGAADAPPGTGTGTGLTGLRERLTALGGTLTTAREHGGIFRLTAHIPWEEGE
- a CDS encoding response regulator transcription factor, translated to MIRVLLADDEHLIRGALASLLALEDDITVVAQAGTGDEALAMARAHHPDIAVLDLQMPGPDGVTVAAELRDDLPGCVSMIVTSHARAGALKRALNAGVRGFVPKTVSAHHLAEIIRTVHTGGRYIDPELAADAIAAGESPLTAREAELLSYAADGAPVSDIASRAQLSAGTVRNYLSSAAMKLGAENRHVAARTARERGWL